A window of the Haloarcula rubripromontorii genome harbors these coding sequences:
- the gnd gene encoding phosphogluconate dehydrogenase (NAD(+)-dependent, decarboxylating) yields MELGVIGLGRMGRIVVDRVLEAGHEVVVFDIDEESVADAADAGARPASSIADLAEKLGSEKRIWLMVPAGDPVDAALDELIPTLDGDDIVVDGGNSYFEDSVRRAESTDAAYLDCGTSGGPAGAELGFSLMVGGPQWAYDELVPVFDAVATGPDGHDRMGPAGSGHYVKMVHNGVEYALMQTYGEGFELLANGRYDLDLESVANTWNNGAVIRSWLLELCEEAFREEGNDLGDVADRVEGGSTGTWTVQEALEQEVPVPLIYQSLAERFGSRADDGRFSRRLASRLRYGFGRHDVPRRE; encoded by the coding sequence ATGGAACTTGGCGTCATCGGACTCGGACGCATGGGCCGCATCGTCGTCGACCGCGTACTCGAAGCCGGCCACGAGGTCGTGGTCTTCGACATCGACGAGGAGAGCGTCGCTGACGCGGCAGACGCCGGCGCTCGGCCGGCCTCGTCTATCGCGGACCTCGCGGAGAAACTCGGCTCGGAGAAACGCATCTGGCTGATGGTCCCGGCCGGAGACCCGGTCGACGCTGCGCTGGACGAACTGATTCCGACGCTCGACGGCGATGATATCGTGGTCGACGGCGGCAATTCCTACTTCGAGGACTCGGTTCGCCGCGCCGAGTCGACCGACGCGGCCTACCTCGACTGTGGCACGTCCGGCGGTCCGGCGGGTGCGGAACTGGGCTTCTCGCTGATGGTCGGCGGCCCGCAGTGGGCCTACGACGAACTGGTGCCGGTGTTCGACGCCGTCGCCACCGGCCCCGACGGCCACGACCGGATGGGGCCGGCTGGCTCGGGCCACTACGTCAAGATGGTCCACAACGGCGTCGAGTACGCACTGATGCAGACCTACGGCGAAGGCTTCGAACTGCTGGCGAACGGGCGCTACGACCTCGACCTCGAATCGGTCGCCAACACATGGAACAACGGGGCCGTCATCCGCTCGTGGCTGCTGGAACTCTGCGAGGAGGCGTTCCGAGAAGAGGGCAACGACCTCGGCGACGTGGCCGACCGCGTCGAGGGCGGGTCGACCGGGACGTGGACCGTGCAGGAAGCGCTCGAACAGGAAGTCCCGGTGCCGCTCATTTACCAGTCGCTGGCCGAGCGGTTCGGTTCGCGGGCCGACGACGGCCGCTTCTCACGCCGTCTCGCAAGCCGCCTCAGGTACGGCTTCGGTCGCCACGACGTCCCACGACGGGAGTGA
- a CDS encoding type IV pilin, giving the protein MGLKDSWNDLGTAGKVLVGLGVSMAVLLILIPVIIIVAAVIASFVLGISSGGGDVAVAPQASFSFEYEQTTDDVVAVVTHDGGDTISAEQLTIEVTDGATVEWDDDDGEVTVGDQSSVSVEGGAEVSLVWHGDDQTTVLARSTAPASES; this is encoded by the coding sequence GTGGGACTAAAAGACTCGTGGAACGATCTCGGCACCGCTGGAAAAGTACTCGTCGGACTGGGCGTCAGTATGGCTGTCTTACTCATCCTGATTCCGGTTATCATCATCGTCGCGGCGGTGATTGCATCTTTCGTGCTTGGCATAAGTAGCGGTGGGGGCGACGTAGCTGTGGCCCCACAGGCCTCGTTCTCGTTCGAGTACGAGCAGACAACAGACGACGTAGTTGCTGTCGTGACACACGACGGTGGTGATACGATCAGCGCGGAGCAACTCACCATCGAAGTGACAGACGGAGCAACAGTTGAGTGGGACGATGACGACGGCGAGGTGACTGTCGGCGATCAGTCGAGCGTTAGCGTCGAGGGCGGAGCCGAAGTCAGCCTCGTCTGGCACGGAGACGACCAGACGACAGTGCTCGCAAGAAGTACCGCTCCGGCAAGCGAATCCTGA